The Novipirellula aureliae DNA window CGCTGGATAGAGCCCTGTCTTTTCCCCCTGCACCGCATCAGCCGATCCAAAGCCGATCCAGCTGTAGCCCACGGGTTCCGCAGGTCCATCCACGAGACTGGCAATGTTTTTCAAATAGACCGGTCGGCCACCCGAGACATTCACGACAAGCTCATTCAAGTCGTCAACACCACGGATGAACGTCCCGGTTTCAACGTTGAACATCGTGTTTTGTTGTTCGAAACTCCCGTTGCGAGCCGTCACGTTGCTGACCTGCAAAGCCTGGGCGACCTGAAGGGGGGATGTTGAATGAGCCGCTAAACGCTGGGCATCGAGGTTGACCGTAATTCGTCGCGGACGCCCACCGATCACGTCAACACGGTTTGCACCCGGTATGGCTTGTAGATCTTGTTGGACTTGCTCGGCAATCCGACGCAAATGATGATCGCCATATCGATTCGGTTGGTCCGACCACAATGTCGCAATCACAATCGGCACATCGTCGACTTCGATCGGTTTGACCACCCATGATTCGATTGCCGGAGGAATCAAGTCAACCGAGGAGTTGATCTTGTTGTAAATTTTGACCAGCGAGTCCTCGCGGTCTTCTCCTACAAAAAAACGTACGGTGACAACGCATTGTCCCGGTTGGGACGTCGAGTAAACGAACTCGACGCCATCGATTTGGTTCAGTAGTTTTTCAAGCCGATAGGTGACTTGCCGCTCGACCTCCTCTGCCGACAAGCCAGGTGCGATGGCAAATACGTCAGCCATCGGCACGACGATTTGGGGTTCTTCTTCGCGTGGCGTCAATGTCAATGCTGCTGCGCCGAGCATTAACGACACCAGGATTAACAGGATCGCGACATCACCACGCAGAAACAATTCCACAATGCGTGTCATTAAGGGAACATCATTCGGTTTCAAGTCGGTGCTATTGGACATCGGTTTCGCTCCCACTTTGAAGCAACACGCGTTCGCCTGCTTCTAATCCGCTGAGCACTTCTTGTCGCCCTGGCATGCCAAGTTGTCCAATTTTGACCAGCCGTCGTTCGATGGTGCCATCGGCAAGGATGACGTCAACAAAATCCAATTGACCGACCTCGATCAGGGCCTTGGTATTGAGGCACAAATACCGTCGCTCGCCCGCCGGGATTCGCAACCGTCCAAACATGCCCTCGTAGAGATCGTCGGACTTCGGCAGAGATGCTTTGACCAAGAACGATCGGCTCGGGGCATCCGCTTGTGGGACAATTTCATCAACGGTCGCGGTGTACTCACGACCGATCGAGTCGACGTAGACCTTCAATTCATCGCCGACTCGCATCTTAACTGCCAATTGCTCCATCACCGGTGCCTCAAGTCGCATCGAAGTGGCGTCGTAGAGTGTAAGGATTGGCGATCCTGGTTGGGCGATATCGCCTGGTTCCGCCGATCGATCGACAATCCGTCCGTTCTTCGCGGCCTTGATGGTTGTGTACGAGAGCATCGTTTCGAGCTCGGAAACCAATTGTTGAGCACGTGATTCTTCGGCCCTTGCGACCCGCAAGTTTCGTGTTGCATCATCAAATTCAGAACCTGAAACCGCGTTTTGCCGCTTGAGCGATTCGATTCGCTCGTACTGTTTCTCAGCTTGGTTGCGATTCGCGATTGCAGCATCAAGTGAGCGTTTGGCTTGATCGAGCCTTGATTGATACTCCTTGTCATCAAGTTGAACAAGCGTTTGCCCTTCAACAACTTCATCGCCTGCCGCCACCGTGATCTCATTGATCGTTGCCATGATTTTGGAAGACACGACGGTACGGCTCGATGCTTTAAGCGTTCCAATTGCTTCTTCGATCGTCGTCTTGCGGATCTCATGAACGACGTCAGTCGGCTCGTTGGTGATTCGCCGCAGCGTTCGGTCGGTGTGTCCCGGTTGCACCTTTTCCTCGAACATCCCCGACATCCAACCGATGGCCAGTACCAGAGCAAGGAGGCCGACGCCAACCATGGAGACTCGTAGCAATCCTTGTGACCATGTCTTCAGTTTTTTGAGATTCATCGCTATTTACCTAAATGACTCTACGAATTTCTGGTCGATCCACATTTTTAACTTCCAACACCAACGGGCATGAGCCGTGAACCATTTGTATTCGAGGAGAGCCCTACCATCACCCGTGTTGAGAATTTTCAGAAAATTGGACTGAGGCTCGAACGAATGCAAAGGACTGCCCTGGAGATAGGCACGCAGATTATGCTCAAGGATGGGACATTGTCGTACCGCGTACACGCCCGCTTTGGGTGAAGGTGATTTGAGGATCGTTCCCGAATCACCCACCGCGAAGATGCGTGGGTCTGATAGTGATTGAAGTGTCTCGCTCGTGGCAATGAAACCACGATCATCCAATGTGAGGCCAAGACGCTTTAAAACCGGTGGTGCTGCTGCGCCGGTAGCCCAAATCACACATTCCGTTTCATGAGAGACGCCATCGTCCGTTACGATAGACTGATGATCCACCTCAATCACGCGGTGCCCATAATGAACTTTGATCCCGCGAATATTGAGTAGCTTTTCGATACGTCGAACGCTGCGTCGGGTCATACCGCCCGCGAGAGAATCGTCACTTGTGAAGATTGCGATTTCGACGTTACGCTGCATGGCTCGTTTTCGAATTTGTTCTTGCAGGCAAAACGCGATTTCAACGCTGGCGACTCCACCGCCGACAATCGTTATTCGAACGTTAGAGTTGCTGGTTCGATCTAGCGACTGCAGTCGTTTTTCAAGCCGCTCCAAAAACGTTTGCATGGGCTTGATCGGCACAAAGGACTCCACTCCGGAGTATTGATTTGCACCGGCCGGGATGGAACCGACGCCAATCGACAGAGCGTCAAACGAGATCGGGCTGCCGTTACGAACAAGCAATTGACCTGCATCCAAATCGATGCCGCAGGTGTCGGCGATCACTAACTCGGCGTGACTTCGAGCACAAAGCGACGCAAGATCAATCCGCATCTCATCGTCACTAAATTGCCACCCCAGTGTACCGGGCAACATGCCTGAATAGGTTGCCGACCCGAAGTTGCTAATGCAAACCAAGTCACAATCAGGAATCGGATCGTCGGCCCATTGCTTGACGACGTGAGCGTTGGTGTGGCCGACCCCCAGCAAAACGATTCGCTTGCGATTCATCGGAGCTTTCGCATCACTCAGCGAGTGACCTGTTCGTATTTTTCGGGAATGCGATACTTGTCGCTGGAAGTGTGGACTCGGTTCGTCGGTTTACCATCAAGCGTGACCAATGGCAAACCAGCATCGACCCACTTCAATATGCTGCCACGGTAGTTCTTGACCTTGACCCCTTCGCTGGCAAGTTTTTTTGCATAGGCGCCGCTGCGACCGCCGACGGTGCAATACGGTATCACCAGTTTGCCACGATAGTTGGCAATGTCCTTTTCATATTGAGCTTTCGTGATAGCCCCCGGGATGATCGAAACGTTGACTTCCGCCTCGGATCGGACATCGACAACGACAAAATTCGAATCAAGTATTTTTTTTCCGGACTGGTTCGCCTCGTCGACTAATCGTTGTCGTTCTGAGAGCATCTTGTGCAGAGTGCTGGTCTCAAGCGTTTCCACCTTCACCCCACCGCCAAACAACCCCCCAAATTGGGAGAAAGCATTGGTGGAAGCGGAGCATACCAAGAGAAGGCTCGCGACCAGAAAGCGATTCGTTTTCATATTTGCGTTGGGGCTTGCGTTTCGCGGTACATCGACCATGTTGGCATGCCGATGGGGAACCATCATGTCAATATATCGCAAGGTGGCGACATGTCAATTGCATTTGATGTTATTTCGCATCGATTGTCGTACAGGGCTGTTAGCGGTGCGACCGGCATCCCATTCGTCGAGATTAGAGAAAAGGCTGGTAGGGCAAGCGCAAAATTGGTTTTTTGATGTAGACTATGCTTTTGCTTATCTCTTCCAGCAGTGCACGTTTTTACACATATCCAATGAGTTCGATTACTCCTGAACAATTAGTCTCGCGGATCAAAGACCTGGGGCTTGCCGACCCTCGTGTGATTGACCGCGTTCGTGGTGAGCAAGCTGGCGGTGAAATCTCGCTCGCTAGCACCATCGATGCGATGCAACGTGCTGGAGTGGTCACGACGCTGCAGATTGAAAAGATTTTACGTGGTGATCGGTCGGGCTATTATTATGGCGAATACAAGGTTTTGTATCTGATCGGGGCCGGTACATTTGCAAGGGTTTATCGGGCTTCCAAAGATGGAAAAGTCTTTGCCGTGAAAGTACTCCGCAAGCGGTTTCGTGATGAACCGAAGGAGCTTGAGCAGTTTCTTCGCGAAGGACGGATGGGGTTAAAACTTCGTCATCCAAACATCGTGAGTATTTTTGAAGTGGTTCCCGACGTTCGGAATCCCTTTTTGGTCATGGAATTTGTCGAGGGCCAAACGCTACGTGAATTGGTCAAGCTGCGGGGAAGATTGCCAGCTGATTTGTCATTAAAGCTAGCAAACGAGATTTGTTCCGCACTCGCCCATGCGGCCTCATTGGGGATTTCGCATCGTGACTTGAAGTTATCGAACGTGTTGATTTCGACCGATGGTCGGGCCAAATTGGTCGACTTTGGACTCGCAGCCCTGGCGGACCGAAATAACCCGGAGCAGGTAGCGGATTGTCCCAACGCCCGAGCGATCGATTATGCAGCTCTCGAACGTGGAACAGGCGTTCGTAAAGACGACCCTCGAAGTGACGTGTTCTTTGCCGGAAATATGCTCTATCACATGCTCGCAGGCACGCCAGCTCTCACTGAAACCAGAGACCGGTTGCAACGGCTCAACATCAGCCGCTTTAGCGACATCGAGCCGTTGCCCAATTTGGTCCCGGATGTTCCGGGGGTTGCCAATCAGGTGGTGCAGAAGGCGATGCGGTTCAATGTTGACCAGCGTTATCAATCGGCGGCCGAGATGCAGGCCGAAATCAGAAAAGCGATTGCGATTTTGGAGAAAGGAGACACGAGCGCCGCGGGGGGGGAATATTACCAACCGATGGCCGAGCACACCGACGACGATGAGATTCCATCGAATGAGGGCGAAGGATTTGTTGTCATGTATGTCGAATCGAAAGCGACTTTGCAAAACGCCGTTCGGGATCGCTTGAAAGCGCGTGGGTATCGTGTCTTAATCATTCAAGACCCACGCCGCGCCTTATCGCGTTTTGGTGGAGACGAGGAACCGCCCGCCGACGTCGTGATTTTCGGAGCTTCCGACCTGGGGGCGGAAGCCATTGAAGCCCACAACCAATTTGCCGAGAACGAAGCGACCGCACACATCCCCACCATCTTGCTAATCGATCGTCGCCAAACCACTCTGATCGCCGAAGCGATACGAGGTGAAAAACGAAAGATGCTGGGGTTGCCTCTCAAGGTGCGTGAGCTGCGAACCGCACTGGCACTTGTACTCTCGGGCGTCCAACGCCGACCACTTGGGACGTACTAGAGACCCGTAGCCGAGTCTCTCCGAGACTTGCTGTCTTCGGCAACCCGATTCCTCGGCGTCTTGGAGAGACGCCGCTACGGTTGTCGACAGACATCGCTACGCGTTTTGCCGCCAAGAGCGATAGCGAATTGGGATCAAGTACGAATAAACGATCGTCACGACGCCGCCGCTGAGCAGTGCCCACGGCATCCAATCCTTGGGCCGAAACTCTTTGGCGGCATTGCCGGTCACACTGCTCGTGTCGACCATGCCCACGGTTCGAACCGTATCAGGATCATAGAGTGTTGCAGAATCAATGAACAAGAATTCGATACCTAGGATGATCGCCATCACTCCCAGGGCAACAAAAAGGGTGCGCCACATTACGATATCACCTCAAACTTGAAAAACGAAACATCCCTACTCTGGTATCGGAATCGCCCCGGTCTGACAATTCCAATTCGGCACCTCGTTTTACAATCGATACATTCGTTATTGCATCAAAGCCAATCGGAGTGTCCCGATTCAAACAAAACCGATTCACCTTGAGTCGGGTCAGTATCACAGCCGGTGGCATGATAGAGGAGTGAAGCCGCGGTCTTGTTCTCAAATTCTGTTTTGCGACTCGGTTGGATCATTATATACAGTCCCTGCTTTGCTCGTGTGATCGCAACGTACAACAAACAGAGGGCTTCGGTCATCGCACTATCGCCTTGACTACCAAAGGCGTGTTGCCAACGAGGAGTCAGGAAATGCCAAAAGTCTTGGCCGATATAGCGAGAAATTCCTGTCGGGGGTTCGCTAATGGATCGTTCGTCGGCGACGCAGTTTCCGCTCGATTGCGTCAGTGCACCATCGAGCTGTGGTAAGACAACGGCATCGAATTCCAAGCCTTTCGCTTGGTGGACCGTCATGACTCGAACGGGTGCCTGTTGAGGGCGTTCGACCCGCTTTTCTTGGACCAGTCGCACGAAGTCGCGTAGCCGAGGCTGCGGATGGTTCTCATAAGCAATCGCCAACCGCGTCAACTGTTTCAGCCGAAGAGCATCGCGTGGGCTGCACATTGGGACCAAGACCGCACAAAGCGATTCAACCGTTTCGGCAATCCCCACCTGTTCGACTCGTCTACGAATGGAATCGGGCGATAGTGACGGATCGAGAGCGAGTAGTGTTTGCGAGATTGCAAAGTTCCAACGCCCATCACCGGGGTGCTCGGACATCATCAGTGCGGACAATATCGACTCGACCGCTGGTGAATCGGTTAGCGGGTTGCCGCCCTCCTGACTGACGTTCACGCCCCGCGATTCGAGCATGAAGATTAGCCGCACCACAGCGAAATTGGTCCTGGTCAAAACACCGATCGTTTTCCCTTTGGCCTTGCCAGCGATTTCGGCAATTAAGTTCGCGGCATCTTCAAAACAAGCATCATCGTTGGCGTTTTTGTCACCCTCTTCGATTTTTCGACAAGTTTGAATTCGCACATAACCCTTAAGCGACTTTTTGTTGGCTTTGTGTTCGGGAAAGTTTTTTGCAAACCGGCGAACCGCCATCGCTTCGTGAGCCGATTTGTCGGATGGATCCTTAGGATCGCCTTGGCTGGCCATGGGGTGACGGTCAAGACGTTTGAAAATCAGATTAACAAATTCGATCAGATCAGGACTGCTGCGAAAACTCTCATCTTGATTCGCCGTTTCAATTCCATCAATTTGCTGAGTCACCGCATCAAAGATCTCCGCGACCCCCCCCCGCCATCCATAGATCGCTTGTTTTGTGTCACCGACACAAAAAAACGAGCGTGGAGCTTTTTCAAGATTGAGTTCATTGTTCAATGCGGAGGCGGCGCAAGTCCGCTGCGCTAACGGACGCAGCACCTGCCATTGGGATGGCGATGTATCTTGAAATTCATCGAGCAACAAATGGTCGATCGCACCATCCATTCGGTTCATCAAAGCCTGCTGGTCAATGGAAGAAAATAGTTTTCCTAGACGAACGGCAACGTCTTCAAAGCTAAGCACTCGTGCGGACTGCTTAAGTTGATTGACGTGGTAGTCATAAGCATGCAGTATCTGACTCGTTGCTTCGTTCTGAGCTTGAAGTAATCCAACAAGCTCCGTCCGCACGGCTGCATAAACGATATCGAGAGCATCATCGATCCCGTCGGGAAGTTTCGAACGACCGAATTTGACTTCGCTTCCCGTTCGCCGTGCCTTGGCAATGTTTTTGATCAGCGTATCGCCAATGATCGATCCAAAATCGCGTGCCTGAGTTGCATCAGCAAACGCTTGTAGTTTCGCCGCTACCGTTTTCTGCTTCGGTTTCGGAAGCCGAAGCTCGCCGGCGACACGCGTTAACTCTTTTGCGTCGGGCTGTTTGGGGGCAACCATTTTTGACCAAGCATCATCGCTGCTACGACGATGGATCGAGTAGGCGGCATCGACAACCTGAATCAATTCTCGTTGGATCGAGCGTTTGATCTCCCCTTTGCCAAGCATTGTCAACATCGTCGTCATCTCGCCGGGGTTCAAAATCGAGACGACTTGATTGATCGCTCGCTCCTTGATCCAAGTTTCTTCGATTTCGTCCGTCAATCGCCAAGCAGGTGGCAAACTCAATTCAAAGGGAAACGAACGAGCGAGTTGAGTAAACAAACTGTCGAGTGTGCATATCTTTAACCGGTGTAAATTGCGAACCAACTTATGGAGTAGTTGCCGGCATCTGCGATGCTGCAGTCCTTCCAGGCCAACTTGAGCGCGAAGGGCCTCGAGAGCATCGGCATTGGTATCGTCACCGGCTTCCGCTAGAACCTCAAGCAGACGCGTCAGTATTTCACCTGCGGCTTTGCGGGTGAACGTGGTCGCAAGAATCGTCTCCGGTGGAGAATCCTGCAACAAGATGCGCAGCAATCGTGCAGTCAATTGATATGTTTTTCCGGTTCCTGCCGAAGCACGAACAAGAGTCGGAGCCAATGCGTTTTCGGTTGTTTGATTCATTGAAGTATTTATGACTGGCTTGTCGAATTACCAAAACCCCTTGTCCTCAGGCTCCCGCCTGGAGAATACGAATGAAGAGAGACTACCAGTCTCCCCTCGCGGAACATCGCGCCGCTGGTTCGACGCTCCCCAATCCAGTTTGTCCCCCATCCAGTTTGCGGAGTGGTAGGTTGACAACCCACTACATCGCCCCCGTTTGCAGTATCATTGCATAGTCATCAAATTCGATCGGCTCTTGCGAGGGTTCGAAGTCACCGTCGCGTATGCGGCGGACACAATCGAGAATCAACAATCGAGCCTTTTCCATCAACGCCTCGTCAAATTCAGCGACGTTGATTTTGGTCTCGGCATCCTTATCGCTAACGTTGAAATACCCCAGTTCGACTTCGTTGACATTCGCATCGATCCCTAGATACGGAATCATCATCCGGTAGAGCGGCAACTGCAAATCGATCCACTCGTAGCCGTCGTCTGTTTTTTTCAGGTGTTTCTTTTCCGGTTTGTGCCCATGAGTTTTGTAGTCGAGGATCGCCCAGCGTCCCGTTGCGGGATGATAATCGATTCGATCCAACCGACCTCGTAATCCCATCTGGAAACCGTCGACCTCAATACAGGCCCCCATCTTCTTGTCATCGACCGGGGCTTCAGATCGTTCAATTCGCCAGCCCGCGGCAATCCGTTTCGCTTGTTCGACAGCAACGGCAGCCAACCGTCGCTCGGCTTGACGGATTTGCAACGTGACCGCAGTCGATACGCTCGACCCATAATGCTCGTCCGCGTAGGCGTGTAGGTGGTGATGTAGCAATCCTTCGATCTTATCTGGGTCGGCTTCGTCTCGGTCGGGTGAATCACCAAAACGTTCGAGTGCCCCGTGAACCAAATCACCGAACTGATTTGCCGCCAATTCGCTCGATGAATCATCGAGCGGCTTGAGTTTCAGCACATGACGCAAATAGAAACGATAGGGACAAGCCAAATAGTCACGAAAAGCCGTCACGCTCATCGCTTTGACAACGCATTCTCCATCCGCTGCGATGGGCAATTTCGGGATTGGCAGGGATTCGTTGGTCGCAGCGTCATCCCACGCATGCTTGATCGCAACGCTTGGTCTTTCTGCCTTTATCATCTTACGAATTCGACGAGCAACGTCGATATCGGAAGCCGCCGCCAAAAGTCGGCTCGGTGGTGTCGGGGTGCCATCGGCACTCGTTCGCCCAACAATGAACCGAATCGTTTTGCGAGTCGAAAGGAGTAGTTGCAGATTGTAAACATCGCGGGCGTAGCGGCGATCGTTGTCCGACATGCGAAGCTGAGTACGAAGCGTGCCAGGCAAGAACGCATCACTCGTAACCGCCCCGGGAACAAACGGGTGATTGAGTCCCACCAAGACCAACGCTTCAGAATCATCGAGTGGCAAATCGAGCCACCCCAGAATTTTCACATCTCCTTCGCGGGGCGGTTCGGAGACACGCAATTCCGATATCCGACTGGCGATCATCTGTAATGCATCCGCACCGTGGACTTCAAAGTCCAAGGACGCGTTCACTTCCGAGAAACGCTTCAATAGCCGGTTGACGGAGTCCAGTGCCAATGACGTTCGCGAGGACGCCTGCGGCTTGCTTTGCACCTCCGTTTTCGCTCCGTTTGATGCCGCCTCGGCGCACGTCGCCCTCCCGGCGAAACCGGGGAGCATCGGAGAGCGAGCCGTCCGCGAGCTTTCCTTGGAGGCCCGTCCGGTCATTTCGGGCGTTTGATACAAAGCGTCAAGCCAGTCGCTGATCGTCTCGCACCAGCGAGCCAGTGGACGTATTTGGTTCTTGTCCGCAAACGGAGCCAACCATTGTTCCACCCTCTTTGCCACGGCAATCGCCTGCGGATAGTTCTTGAGGGCTACCGGTGGCAATTCGGAATCAAGCTCGATCGGGTAGTGGTTGCTTAGCAATTGATCGAGTTCGGTCAGCCAATTGGATTTCGAAGCGTTCTCGTTCGGAATCACATCAGTCAACCAATCGTAGACGTCCGCATGACGGACCAAGGTTGCTAGTGATTGCCACGTGGGTCGATTCTGAAATGCGGCGGCCAAACGAACCAAGCGGCCGATCGCCGTTCGGTTCACCGTCCAACCCGCATGACGAAACGTTTCAATACCCGAGCCGCGAAGTTCGAATTCAACGGGGCCAATTTGTGAATCATCGGTCACGCCAATCGTCATGCTCGATGCAGGATAGTCGGTCTTCCAAACCGTCAAGTTCTCGGCAACCGCCGTTGCCTGATCGGCGATGTCGCCAGCGGGAAGCAACGTTTCATCTTGGAGAGGTAGAATGTGATCGGTCCATTCATTGGTCACCAGACAGCCGAGTGAATCAAAACGTTTCGCTTCGGCCCGTGGTGCTGCGATGAACGATAGAATACTTCCCTGCATCGATTCGAGCATCGCGATTTGCAACTTACTCAAATCGCTGGTCCCGATCAAACAAATCGCTTTGTCGGATTTGCATTCATTGTTTTCAAACGCCAAGCGTCGTTCGTGATGTGGATCCGATAATCCAGCCCGCTGCAGCGCTTTTAAATAGCTTTCGCAGAGACTCGACAAAAGTTTCCATCGTTGTTGATCGCTCGGCGACTCGGAAACGTTGGCAACATCTAGAAACGTTAATCGATTGCTAGCTAGATCCTCGTGCAAACCACGCAACGTTGCCGCTAACTCCATCCAAGAATCAATCTCTTCCGAAGCGGGTAGCGTTGGGACGAGCGGCGACAGCTCGGTTGCAGGAGTATTGGCGAGCACCCCCGACCAAGCCAACGTTTGCTCGAATTCGATCGCCAATGGTCGTTTCGGACGGTAAAGTTTCTCGGGCAATTGACCCACCGTCAAACATTCGGGCTTGCGAAGCTTCCAGCCAGAGTCAGCCGATTTAGCCGCAAGCAACTTTTCGAAGCGATCCAGAGCGTAGGAGGTTGGCAGAACGCAGATCCAATCGGACAAGTTGAGCTCGCCAGAGGAGCTGGAATTCGAAAAACGCTTGCCGAGAACATGGGCAACCTGGGGAAGCAGCGGCTTTTCCCAGCCAACAAATTCGAGCTCAATTTTTGGAAGGATCGGTTTCACGGCATTCTTCGTGTTGTATGGCAAAGGGAATAGTGGTTACTAGTGGTGCGTCACCGCTTGATTGTCACCGCTTGATTTTAGGTCTGGCGAAAGAGTGGCTGGGGCACCTTGCCCCAGTAAGCTGGGGCGGGAAGCCACAGCCACGAAAGATGCTTACCCTCATTCTTCTTCGTTGTGACAAAAGGACTCGTTGCCTCATCCACTACCCTTAAACGAGACCTTGACGCACCACGAGGCAAACCAAAGGGCGGTTGGCCCGAACGGCTGGCAACGGATTCGTGTTGAACGGACAACCGAACCGATTGCTAACAAGCCTATCCTCGTAGCCAACGTTGACAAGTCTGGTCCATTGCAGAAAAAAATTTCGGAAATGATTGAAAATACTCAAATGGCCTGAGAATGAGGAATTGAAGTCGATGAGAAAATTTAACGATTGTACTGAATGTTCCGGCGGTCTTTGGCCGATAACGATAAGGAATATGGAGTCCCAGGGAAGCTACCCTGTGCGCATGGAGGCGCACCGCAATGATCATCTGGTCCATCAAACTATTTAGTAACGTTCGCAAAGCGATTGCCGGCCGCCAACATCCTCACCAACTCGCATGGGCAGTTGCCTTAGGGGCTTTGTTGGGTGTTGTGCCGCATGGGAATTTGGTCGCTGTGTTCCTACTGATCTTTCTGCTTTCGGTACGAGTCAACCATGCGATGGCAG harbors:
- a CDS encoding PD-(D/E)XK nuclease family protein, with translation MKPILPKIELEFVGWEKPLLPQVAHVLGKRFSNSSSSGELNLSDWICVLPTSYALDRFEKLLAAKSADSGWKLRKPECLTVGQLPEKLYRPKRPLAIEFEQTLAWSGVLANTPATELSPLVPTLPASEEIDSWMELAATLRGLHEDLASNRLTFLDVANVSESPSDQQRWKLLSSLCESYLKALQRAGLSDPHHERRLAFENNECKSDKAICLIGTSDLSKLQIAMLESMQGSILSFIAAPRAEAKRFDSLGCLVTNEWTDHILPLQDETLLPAGDIADQATAVAENLTVWKTDYPASSMTIGVTDDSQIGPVEFELRGSGIETFRHAGWTVNRTAIGRLVRLAAAFQNRPTWQSLATLVRHADVYDWLTDVIPNENASKSNWLTELDQLLSNHYPIELDSELPPVALKNYPQAIAVAKRVEQWLAPFADKNQIRPLARWCETISDWLDALYQTPEMTGRASKESSRTARSPMLPGFAGRATCAEAASNGAKTEVQSKPQASSRTSLALDSVNRLLKRFSEVNASLDFEVHGADALQMIASRISELRVSEPPREGDVKILGWLDLPLDDSEALVLVGLNHPFVPGAVTSDAFLPGTLRTQLRMSDNDRRYARDVYNLQLLLSTRKTIRFIVGRTSADGTPTPPSRLLAAASDIDVARRIRKMIKAERPSVAIKHAWDDAATNESLPIPKLPIAADGECVVKAMSVTAFRDYLACPYRFYLRHVLKLKPLDDSSSELAANQFGDLVHGALERFGDSPDRDEADPDKIEGLLHHHLHAYADEHYGSSVSTAVTLQIRQAERRLAAVAVEQAKRIAAGWRIERSEAPVDDKKMGACIEVDGFQMGLRGRLDRIDYHPATGRWAILDYKTHGHKPEKKHLKKTDDGYEWIDLQLPLYRMMIPYLGIDANVNEVELGYFNVSDKDAETKINVAEFDEALMEKARLLILDCVRRIRDGDFEPSQEPIEFDDYAMILQTGAM
- a CDS encoding serine/threonine-protein kinase, giving the protein MSSITPEQLVSRIKDLGLADPRVIDRVRGEQAGGEISLASTIDAMQRAGVVTTLQIEKILRGDRSGYYYGEYKVLYLIGAGTFARVYRASKDGKVFAVKVLRKRFRDEPKELEQFLREGRMGLKLRHPNIVSIFEVVPDVRNPFLVMEFVEGQTLRELVKLRGRLPADLSLKLANEICSALAHAASLGISHRDLKLSNVLISTDGRAKLVDFGLAALADRNNPEQVADCPNARAIDYAALERGTGVRKDDPRSDVFFAGNMLYHMLAGTPALTETRDRLQRLNISRFSDIEPLPNLVPDVPGVANQVVQKAMRFNVDQRYQSAAEMQAEIRKAIAILEKGDTSAAGGEYYQPMAEHTDDDEIPSNEGEGFVVMYVESKATLQNAVRDRLKARGYRVLIIQDPRRALSRFGGDEEPPADVVIFGASDLGAEAIEAHNQFAENEATAHIPTILLIDRRQTTLIAEAIRGEKRKMLGLPLKVRELRTALALVLSGVQRRPLGTY
- a CDS encoding UvrD-helicase domain-containing protein, which gives rise to MNQTTENALAPTLVRASAGTGKTYQLTARLLRILLQDSPPETILATTFTRKAAGEILTRLLEVLAEAGDDTNADALEALRAQVGLEGLQHRRCRQLLHKLVRNLHRLKICTLDSLFTQLARSFPFELSLPPAWRLTDEIEETWIKERAINQVVSILNPGEMTTMLTMLGKGEIKRSIQRELIQVVDAAYSIHRRSSDDAWSKMVAPKQPDAKELTRVAGELRLPKPKQKTVAAKLQAFADATQARDFGSIIGDTLIKNIAKARRTGSEVKFGRSKLPDGIDDALDIVYAAVRTELVGLLQAQNEATSQILHAYDYHVNQLKQSARVLSFEDVAVRLGKLFSSIDQQALMNRMDGAIDHLLLDEFQDTSPSQWQVLRPLAQRTCAASALNNELNLEKAPRSFFCVGDTKQAIYGWRGGVAEIFDAVTQQIDGIETANQDESFRSSPDLIEFVNLIFKRLDRHPMASQGDPKDPSDKSAHEAMAVRRFAKNFPEHKANKKSLKGYVRIQTCRKIEEGDKNANDDACFEDAANLIAEIAGKAKGKTIGVLTRTNFAVVRLIFMLESRGVNVSQEGGNPLTDSPAVESILSALMMSEHPGDGRWNFAISQTLLALDPSLSPDSIRRRVEQVGIAETVESLCAVLVPMCSPRDALRLKQLTRLAIAYENHPQPRLRDFVRLVQEKRVERPQQAPVRVMTVHQAKGLEFDAVVLPQLDGALTQSSGNCVADERSISEPPTGISRYIGQDFWHFLTPRWQHAFGSQGDSAMTEALCLLYVAITRAKQGLYIMIQPSRKTEFENKTAASLLYHATGCDTDPTQGESVLFESGHSDWL
- a CDS encoding FAD-dependent oxidoreductase encodes the protein MNRKRIVLLGVGHTNAHVVKQWADDPIPDCDLVCISNFGSATYSGMLPGTLGWQFSDDEMRIDLASLCARSHAELVIADTCGIDLDAGQLLVRNGSPISFDALSIGVGSIPAGANQYSGVESFVPIKPMQTFLERLEKRLQSLDRTSNSNVRITIVGGGVASVEIAFCLQEQIRKRAMQRNVEIAIFTSDDSLAGGMTRRSVRRIEKLLNIRGIKVHYGHRVIEVDHQSIVTDDGVSHETECVIWATGAAAPPVLKRLGLTLDDRGFIATSETLQSLSDPRIFAVGDSGTILKSPSPKAGVYAVRQCPILEHNLRAYLQGSPLHSFEPQSNFLKILNTGDGRALLEYKWFTAHARWCWKLKMWIDQKFVESFR
- a CDS encoding rhodanese-like domain-containing protein translates to MMVPHRHANMVDVPRNASPNANMKTNRFLVASLLLVCSASTNAFSQFGGLFGGGVKVETLETSTLHKMLSERQRLVDEANQSGKKILDSNFVVVDVRSEAEVNVSIIPGAITKAQYEKDIANYRGKLVIPYCTVGGRSGAYAKKLASEGVKVKNYRGSILKWVDAGLPLVTLDGKPTNRVHTSSDKYRIPEKYEQVTR
- a CDS encoding efflux RND transporter periplasmic adaptor subunit, producing the protein MNLKKLKTWSQGLLRVSMVGVGLLALVLAIGWMSGMFEEKVQPGHTDRTLRRITNEPTDVVHEIRKTTIEEAIGTLKASSRTVVSSKIMATINEITVAAGDEVVEGQTLVQLDDKEYQSRLDQAKRSLDAAIANRNQAEKQYERIESLKRQNAVSGSEFDDATRNLRVARAEESRAQQLVSELETMLSYTTIKAAKNGRIVDRSAEPGDIAQPGSPILTLYDATSMRLEAPVMEQLAVKMRVGDELKVYVDSIGREYTATVDEIVPQADAPSRSFLVKASLPKSDDLYEGMFGRLRIPAGERRYLCLNTKALIEVGQLDFVDVILADGTIERRLVKIGQLGMPGRQEVLSGLEAGERVLLQSGSETDVQ